The Acinetobacter pittii genome contains a region encoding:
- a CDS encoding styrene monooxygenase/indole monooxygenase family protein — protein sequence MRRIAIVGAGQSGLQLGLGLLDTGYDVTMITNRTADEIRQGKVMSSQCMFHTALQAERDLDLNFWEEQCPAVEGIGLALVNPENGSKAFEWSARLERYAQSVDQRVKMPYWMKEFERRGGRLVIQDVGIEELEQLANDYELVLLAAGKGEVVKQFERDDVRSVFDKPQRALALTYVKNMKPISPYSRVTFNIIPEVGEYFSFPALTINGPCDIMVFEGIPNGPMDCWQDVKTPEQHLQCSLNLLKKFVPWEYERCANVELTDAGGYLAGRFPPTVRKPVLTLPSGKKIFGMADALVVNDPITGQGSNNAAKCSKIYFDAILANDNQSFSEQWMVQTFERYWAYAEKVVAWTNSLLVPPQPHVVELLAAASQNQSIASIMANNFDDPRAFAPWWFDADQAQAFLASKTAAKVA from the coding sequence ATGCGCCGTATTGCAATTGTTGGAGCAGGACAGTCTGGTTTACAGCTTGGTTTGGGTTTATTAGATACAGGCTATGACGTGACCATGATTACCAACCGTACTGCCGATGAAATCCGTCAAGGTAAAGTTATGTCAAGCCAGTGTATGTTTCATACCGCTTTACAAGCTGAACGTGACTTAGATTTAAATTTTTGGGAAGAACAATGTCCAGCGGTAGAAGGCATTGGGCTAGCTTTAGTTAACCCTGAAAATGGTAGTAAAGCATTTGAATGGAGCGCTCGTCTTGAGCGCTACGCTCAATCGGTCGATCAACGCGTCAAAATGCCATATTGGATGAAAGAATTTGAACGCCGTGGCGGTCGATTGGTGATTCAAGATGTAGGAATAGAAGAGTTAGAACAACTCGCAAACGACTACGAGCTTGTATTGCTCGCCGCTGGTAAAGGTGAAGTTGTTAAACAGTTTGAACGTGATGATGTACGAAGTGTTTTTGATAAACCGCAGCGCGCTTTGGCTTTGACCTACGTCAAAAATATGAAGCCAATTTCACCTTATTCACGTGTGACTTTTAACATTATTCCTGAAGTCGGGGAATACTTTTCATTTCCGGCACTGACCATCAATGGACCCTGCGACATTATGGTATTTGAAGGTATTCCAAATGGGCCAATGGATTGCTGGCAAGATGTGAAGACACCTGAACAGCATTTGCAGTGCAGCTTGAACCTACTTAAGAAATTTGTGCCTTGGGAATATGAACGCTGCGCAAATGTTGAATTAACCGATGCTGGCGGTTATTTGGCAGGGCGTTTCCCGCCGACGGTACGCAAGCCCGTTTTAACCTTACCGTCTGGCAAAAAGATTTTTGGCATGGCAGATGCCTTAGTGGTCAATGATCCAATTACCGGTCAAGGCTCAAACAATGCGGCTAAGTGTAGCAAGATCTATTTTGATGCCATTTTAGCCAATGATAATCAAAGCTTTAGCGAACAATGGATGGTTCAAACTTTTGAACGCTATTGGGCTTATGCAGAAAAAGTCGTGGCTTGGACCAATAGCCTGTTAGTACCACCGCAGCCACATGTTGTTGAACTATTAGCAGCCGCAAGCCAAAACCAAAGCATTGCTTCAATTATGGCCAATAACTTTGATGACCCGCGCGCCTTTGCTCCGTGGTGGTTTGATGCAGATCAAGCTCAGGCATTCTTGGCCTCAAAAACCGCAGCAAAAGTCGCTTAA